A window of the Microvirga terrae genome harbors these coding sequences:
- a CDS encoding outer-membrane lipoprotein carrier protein LolA: MRPVLLAGLVTALIAGALPAVAQTVPIDLFLPPVRPMVAQGFGPSLPHLPTASFHRATPAAAETQPSRPVIPRPANAEQVLAVTAPLPPSRPATADPRHTPESEPVVIASRPVAAAAATPVALRQPLPNGEVVARANAYFTNLTTLVADFNQMGGDGRRQGGTLYLQRPGRVRFEYDPPATLEVIADGRSVAVRDRKLATQDLYSISQTPLKFLLREQVNLGQDIRITGIANDGDGVRISLEDSSTLGGTSRIVLVFDGQVETLNQWRIVDAQGFQTVVMLGKSERGRRIDQDLFKIQYDILVGGNK, from the coding sequence ATGCGTCCCGTCCTTCTTGCCGGCCTGGTGACGGCGCTCATCGCGGGCGCCCTGCCGGCCGTGGCCCAGACGGTTCCGATCGACCTGTTCCTCCCGCCCGTCCGTCCGATGGTCGCGCAGGGCTTCGGCCCGTCGCTCCCGCATCTGCCGACCGCCTCGTTCCACCGGGCGACGCCCGCAGCGGCCGAGACCCAGCCGTCCCGCCCGGTCATCCCGAGGCCGGCCAATGCGGAACAGGTCCTGGCCGTCACCGCGCCGCTCCCGCCGAGCCGCCCCGCGACCGCGGATCCCCGCCACACGCCCGAATCGGAGCCCGTCGTCATCGCGTCCCGGCCGGTGGCCGCCGCCGCGGCGACGCCCGTGGCCCTGCGCCAGCCGCTGCCGAACGGCGAGGTGGTGGCGCGGGCGAATGCCTATTTCACGAACCTGACCACCCTGGTGGCCGATTTCAACCAGATGGGCGGCGACGGGCGCCGGCAGGGCGGCACCCTCTATCTCCAGCGCCCCGGCCGGGTGCGGTTCGAATACGATCCGCCCGCCACCCTCGAGGTGATCGCCGACGGACGCTCGGTCGCCGTGCGCGACCGCAAGCTCGCGACGCAGGACCTCTATTCCATCTCGCAGACGCCGCTGAAATTCCTGCTGCGCGAACAGGTGAATCTCGGCCAGGACATCCGGATCACGGGCATCGCCAACGACGGCGACGGCGTGCGCATCAGCCTGGAGGATTCGTCGACGCTCGGCGGAACCTCGCGCATCGTCCTCGTGTTCGACGGCCAGGTGGAGACCCTGAACCAGTGGCGCATCGTCGATGCGCAGGGCTTCCAGACGGTGGTGATGCTGGGCAAGAGCGAGCGCGGCCGCCGCATCGACCAGGATCTGTTCAAGATCCAGTACGACATCCTCGTCGGCGGGAACAAATGA